A window from Pseudomonas alloputida encodes these proteins:
- a CDS encoding xanthine dehydrogenase family protein molybdopterin-binding subunit — protein MSNRDISRRAFLQGGLIAGVGVTMAPLGSQAFAALMEERVTTSPQKWMNHDGKARFRNDALSKVCGDKVFARDIRAKDMPGWPAQQGHALLLKATKVDRIYAGHDLSLLGSDLQPDRIVTAADLEQDGIAWPEAHSPDPLLPPGKVPMFIGYPVAILIWHDFERFRQAKRKLQFNQQAIRYGAQAPLYQRDPYGSFRFVRVGGATPFDDDEFSSLKNSMLFPTILNRKPVWSKQPNQHGDLTEQGLFYAKRMAEQLDNPPEDWLVFDERYKTPSIEPAALEPDNGNGWYDPATGTLHFVVATQCPFEVAQECVHMIKPSRFALNTLNMHPGYTVGYGSKDNNIFVFYAAVAALYGAGVPIRLANDRYEQFQSGIKRHAFDIRYQLAVDKKDNSFKIFRADMSCDGGGRINYSPSVAAVGATAAQSIYYMPQNDLSVTAYYSRGVEAGSMRGYGTLQSMAATEMMVDEIAGRLGVDAIDLRRANALKSGMKNTQGAVPAGALRLYEILDKAAVHEWWRNRDTRKQQMDAKDPDHWYGVGFAICQKDFGTGSEAPMASVEFSADGRISLRHIGTELGTGMSTSQALVVSDFLGRSADEVKTAVTEWPELQLSTSGNPYLISQPEQDAALRNPRWVGKLASPSSATNSAFYFSHATREAARVLFNHGLWPAAMAIWSQGPHGGQANPLVVRRENAVWVNGELTGNGLAPIPFAQLAQKAHDMGLVTGVSVHGFNRWSWAEADFVIDGVRERFPLDAMAVKYGDGAVNAKKAQMGSHGYHLLDRQNAAYPDTQLNNAMVTYYSPVATIVEVKVNKGTLETQVLNHHSWVECGRVLVPELVKGQLEGGIAMGIGHALTEEMPLYEGGPGEGDWNFNRYRLPHARDVAVWQQTSEILPPLSPTDPSKGIAEVVMIPVVGAIGNAVAHAIGKRVRDLPITPARIKEALNG, from the coding sequence ATGTCCAACCGTGATATTTCCCGGCGCGCCTTCCTGCAAGGCGGCCTGATCGCTGGTGTCGGCGTGACCATGGCGCCACTTGGCAGCCAGGCCTTCGCCGCGTTGATGGAGGAGCGCGTCACCACCTCGCCACAGAAGTGGATGAACCACGACGGCAAGGCGCGTTTCCGTAACGATGCCTTGTCCAAGGTCTGCGGCGACAAAGTGTTCGCCCGCGACATCCGCGCCAAGGACATGCCCGGCTGGCCCGCGCAGCAAGGTCATGCGCTGCTGCTCAAGGCGACCAAGGTCGACCGGATTTATGCCGGCCATGACCTCAGCCTGCTCGGCAGCGACCTGCAGCCGGACCGCATCGTCACCGCCGCCGACCTCGAACAGGACGGCATTGCCTGGCCCGAGGCCCATTCGCCCGACCCGCTGCTGCCGCCCGGCAAGGTGCCGATGTTCATCGGCTACCCGGTGGCGATCCTGATCTGGCATGACTTCGAGCGCTTCCGCCAGGCCAAGCGCAAGCTGCAGTTCAATCAGCAGGCGATCCGTTACGGTGCCCAGGCGCCGCTGTACCAGCGCGACCCTTATGGCAGCTTCCGCTTCGTGCGGGTGGGTGGCGCCACGCCGTTCGACGACGATGAGTTCTCCAGCCTGAAGAACTCCATGCTGTTCCCCACCATTCTCAACCGCAAGCCGGTGTGGTCGAAGCAGCCCAACCAGCACGGCGACCTGACCGAGCAGGGGTTGTTCTACGCCAAGCGCATGGCCGAGCAGCTGGACAACCCGCCCGAGGACTGGCTGGTGTTCGACGAGCGCTACAAGACGCCGTCCATCGAACCTGCCGCACTGGAGCCGGACAACGGCAACGGCTGGTATGACCCGGCCACGGGCACGCTGCACTTCGTGGTCGCCACTCAGTGCCCGTTCGAAGTGGCGCAGGAATGCGTGCACATGATCAAACCGTCGCGCTTCGCCCTGAACACGCTGAACATGCACCCGGGCTATACCGTGGGCTATGGCTCAAAAGACAACAATATCTTCGTCTTCTATGCCGCGGTGGCTGCGCTGTACGGCGCCGGCGTGCCGATCCGCCTGGCCAACGACCGCTACGAGCAGTTCCAGAGCGGCATCAAGCGCCATGCCTTCGATATCCGCTACCAGCTGGCGGTGGACAAGAAGGACAACAGCTTCAAGATCTTCCGCGCCGACATGAGCTGCGACGGCGGCGGGCGCATCAACTACAGCCCGTCGGTGGCCGCCGTGGGCGCCACTGCTGCCCAGTCGATCTACTACATGCCACAGAACGACCTGTCGGTAACCGCCTACTACTCCCGTGGCGTCGAGGCCGGCTCCATGCGCGGTTACGGCACCCTGCAGAGCATGGCGGCCACCGAGATGATGGTGGATGAGATCGCCGGCCGCCTGGGCGTCGATGCCATCGACCTGCGCCGCGCCAACGCGCTGAAGTCGGGCATGAAGAACACCCAGGGTGCGGTCCCGGCCGGCGCCCTGCGCCTGTACGAGATCCTCGACAAGGCCGCTGTGCACGAGTGGTGGCGCAACCGCGATACACGCAAGCAACAGATGGACGCCAAGGACCCGGACCACTGGTACGGCGTCGGCTTCGCCATCTGCCAGAAGGACTTCGGTACAGGTTCCGAGGCGCCGATGGCCAGTGTCGAGTTCAGCGCCGATGGCCGCATCAGCCTGCGCCATATCGGCACCGAGCTGGGCACCGGCATGTCCACCTCCCAGGCTTTGGTGGTCAGCGATTTCCTCGGCCGTTCGGCCGACGAGGTGAAGACTGCAGTCACCGAATGGCCAGAGCTGCAATTGAGCACCAGCGGAAACCCGTACCTGATCAGCCAGCCGGAGCAGGACGCCGCGCTGCGCAACCCGCGCTGGGTCGGCAAGCTGGCGTCGCCATCGTCGGCGACCAACTCGGCGTTCTACTTCAGCCATGCCACCCGCGAAGCGGCGCGTGTGCTGTTCAATCATGGGTTGTGGCCGGCGGCCATGGCGATCTGGAGCCAAGGCCCGCACGGCGGCCAGGCCAACCCGCTGGTGGTGCGCCGTGAAAATGCGGTGTGGGTCAACGGTGAGCTGACCGGCAACGGCCTGGCGCCGATTCCGTTTGCCCAGCTGGCGCAGAAGGCCCACGACATGGGGCTGGTTACCGGCGTGAGCGTGCACGGCTTCAACCGCTGGAGCTGGGCCGAGGCCGACTTTGTCATCGATGGCGTGCGCGAGCGCTTCCCGCTCGATGCCATGGCGGTGAAATACGGCGATGGTGCGGTGAATGCCAAGAAGGCGCAGATGGGCAGCCATGGCTATCACCTGCTCGACCGGCAGAATGCGGCCTACCCCGACACCCAGCTGAACAATGCCATGGTCACCTACTACAGCCCGGTGGCGACCATCGTCGAGGTCAAGGTCAACAAAGGCACCTTGGAGACGCAGGTGCTCAACCACCACAGTTGGGTCGAGTGTGGCCGGGTGCTGGTGCCGGAACTGGTCAAGGGCCAGCTCGAAGGCGGTATCGCCATGGGCATTGGCCATGCACTGACCGAAGAAATGCCGTTGTACGAGGGTGGGCCCGGGGAGGGCGACTGGAACTTCAACCGCTACCGCCTGCCGCATGCGCGCGATGTGGCGGTGTGGCAGCAGACCAGCGAAATCCTCCCGCCGCTGTCACCGACCGACCCCTCCAAGGGCATCGCCGAAGTGGTGATGATCCCGGTCGTCGGTGCCATCGGCAATGCCGTCGCGCATGCCATCGGCAAGCGCGTGCGCGATCTCCCCATCACCCCAGCCCGTATCAAGGAGGCCCTCAATGGCTAA
- a CDS encoding (2Fe-2S)-binding protein has protein sequence MANRPLQLTLNGQPVGPVEVPADLAMIDYLHEHQNLTGSRLGCGQGICHACVVIVDNPDGTSEEVRTCITGAHYFEGKKVRTIEGHAKKDEAGNLTLNPIQQKFVDLFAFQCSYCAPGFVNAATVLVETAQRQPLKKSEVEDRIEASLGHHICRCTGYVRYYDATRKVLNDLGLVKEG, from the coding sequence ATGGCTAACCGTCCACTGCAACTGACGCTCAACGGTCAACCGGTCGGGCCGGTCGAGGTTCCCGCGGACCTGGCGATGATCGACTACCTGCACGAACACCAGAACCTCACCGGCTCGCGCCTGGGTTGCGGCCAGGGCATCTGCCACGCCTGCGTGGTGATCGTCGACAACCCCGACGGCACCAGCGAAGAAGTGCGCACCTGCATCACCGGTGCGCATTACTTCGAAGGCAAGAAGGTTCGCACCATCGAAGGCCATGCCAAGAAAGACGAGGCCGGCAACCTGACGCTCAACCCGATCCAGCAGAAGTTCGTCGACCTGTTCGCCTTCCAGTGCAGCTACTGCGCACCAGGCTTCGTCAATGCCGCTACCGTGCTGGTGGAAACGGCCCAGCGCCAGCCGTTGAAGAAGAGCGAAGTGGAGGACCGCATCGAGGCCAGCCTCGGTCACCACATCTGCCGCTGCACAGGCTATGTGCGTTACTACGATGCCACCCGCAAGGTGCTCAACGATCTCGGCCTGGTCAAGGAGGGTTGA
- a CDS encoding cytochrome c, whose protein sequence is MGFVRSASALALGLAVSSFALAADDAQVKRGEYLARAADCMACHTAEGGAPYAGGLPIHSPFGTIYGSNITPDKQYGIGNYSADEFFAAVTEGKRKDGANLYPAMPYTSYHLIKREDSDAILAYLMTIPPINRPAPQTALRFPFNVRMGLSGWNMLYGKSVQLQPTEGKSPAWQRGQYMVEVLGHCGECHTPRNPIGALQQDQRLSGGLLGGYLAPSLLAQDLAERGWTQPDLTTFLKHGISAQGSMFNEMFPVVHHSTQHLEDADLAAMATYLLGDQPPPAKAIESVALEQMSDSAKRGHQQYLNVCAGCHGVDGEGKPHIAVAMRGNTVLRQADSRNLVKVVLEGIREQQFTGFERMQPMPGFADKLDDQQVIDMVNYLRQAWGGLPGDLNVQQLAELKAE, encoded by the coding sequence ATGGGCTTCGTACGTAGCGCCTCGGCGTTGGCCCTCGGGCTGGCTGTCAGCTCGTTTGCCTTGGCGGCCGACGATGCGCAGGTCAAGCGCGGTGAATACCTGGCCCGCGCGGCCGACTGCATGGCCTGCCACACCGCCGAAGGCGGCGCGCCGTATGCGGGCGGCCTGCCGATCCATTCGCCGTTCGGCACCATTTATGGCAGCAATATCACCCCGGACAAACAGTACGGCATCGGCAACTACAGCGCCGACGAGTTCTTCGCCGCAGTCACCGAGGGCAAGCGCAAGGACGGCGCCAACCTTTATCCTGCGATGCCTTACACCTCGTACCACCTGATCAAGCGTGAAGATTCGGACGCGATCCTCGCCTACCTGATGACCATACCGCCGATCAACCGCCCGGCACCGCAGACCGCGCTGCGCTTCCCGTTCAATGTGCGCATGGGGCTCAGCGGCTGGAACATGCTATATGGCAAGAGCGTGCAACTGCAGCCGACCGAGGGCAAAAGCCCGGCCTGGCAGCGCGGCCAGTACATGGTCGAGGTCTTGGGCCATTGTGGCGAATGCCATACCCCGCGCAACCCGATCGGTGCGCTGCAGCAGGACCAACGCCTGAGCGGCGGCCTGCTGGGTGGCTACCTGGCGCCAAGCCTGCTGGCCCAGGACCTGGCCGAGCGCGGCTGGACCCAGCCGGACCTGACCACCTTCCTCAAGCACGGCATCAGCGCCCAGGGCAGCATGTTCAACGAGATGTTCCCGGTGGTGCACCACAGCACCCAGCACCTGGAAGATGCAGACCTTGCGGCCATGGCCACCTACCTGCTGGGCGACCAGCCGCCGCCGGCCAAGGCTATCGAGTCCGTTGCCCTGGAGCAGATGAGCGACAGTGCCAAGCGGGGCCACCAGCAGTACCTAAATGTCTGCGCCGGCTGCCATGGGGTTGACGGTGAGGGCAAGCCGCACATCGCCGTGGCCATGCGCGGCAACACCGTGCTGCGTCAGGCCGACTCGCGCAATCTGGTCAAGGTGGTCCTCGAGGGCATCCGTGAACAGCAGTTCACCGGCTTCGAGCGCATGCAGCCGATGCCGGGCTTTGCCGACAAGCTTGATGACCAACAGGTGATAGATATGGTCAACTACTTGCGCCAGGCCTGGGGTGGATTGCCCGGCGACCTGAACGTACAGCAGCTCGCCGAGCTGAAGGCGGAGTAA
- a CDS encoding XdhC family protein encodes MQHLDLQVIRQALQWSCNGERVWLCTVLATYGSAPRAPGSLLAVNASGQWLGSLSGGCVEDDFLERVALGEFPEPVAIVRYGDGSDPRSRVRLPCGGVLEVLVENLPVECEVQAHLRELERALLGQRRVLREVSLPTGTRQLLDDHSQGPRVERENARVRLRVGAAQRLLLAGYSSVAHFCAEFGRGLGFEVILCEPRDEVLDGVVLNGIEVRRELPSEFIANGGCHADTAVVALTHDPKIDDLAMLEAVRTEAFYIGVMGSKATSDKRRERLQRIGGLGCDELARIHAPIGLNLGSKTPAEIALAVLADILRARNGIERAAL; translated from the coding sequence GTGCAGCATCTCGATCTACAGGTGATCCGTCAGGCTTTGCAGTGGTCCTGCAACGGCGAGCGGGTATGGTTGTGCACAGTGCTCGCCACCTACGGCTCGGCGCCGCGTGCGCCGGGTTCGCTGCTGGCGGTGAACGCCAGCGGCCAGTGGCTGGGCTCGCTGTCCGGTGGCTGTGTCGAAGACGACTTTCTCGAACGCGTGGCCCTCGGGGAATTCCCGGAGCCGGTTGCCATCGTGCGTTATGGCGACGGCAGCGACCCGCGTTCGCGCGTTCGCCTGCCGTGTGGCGGTGTGCTGGAAGTGCTGGTGGAGAACCTGCCGGTTGAATGTGAGGTGCAGGCGCATCTGCGTGAGTTGGAACGTGCGCTGCTGGGCCAGCGCCGGGTACTGCGTGAGGTGAGCCTGCCTACGGGTACCCGCCAGCTGCTCGATGACCATAGTCAGGGGCCACGGGTGGAACGGGAAAATGCCCGGGTGCGCTTGCGTGTCGGCGCCGCCCAGCGGCTGCTGCTGGCCGGCTATTCCAGCGTGGCGCATTTTTGCGCCGAATTCGGCAGGGGGCTGGGTTTTGAGGTCATCCTTTGCGAGCCGCGTGACGAAGTACTCGACGGCGTAGTGCTGAATGGCATAGAGGTGCGCCGCGAGCTGCCGTCGGAATTCATCGCCAATGGCGGTTGCCATGCCGATACGGCAGTGGTGGCATTGACCCATGATCCAAAAATCGATGACCTGGCCATGCTTGAAGCCGTGCGAACCGAAGCGTTCTACATCGGCGTGATGGGCTCCAAGGCCACCTCCGACAAGCGTCGCGAACGCTTGCAGCGAATTGGTGGCCTGGGTTGCGACGAGCTGGCGCGCATCCATGCGCCGATAGGCCTGAACCTGGGCAGCAAGACCCCGGCCGAGATCGCCCTGGCGGTACTGGCCGATATCCTTCGTGCGCGCAATGGCATCGAGCGGGCGGCGCTGTGA
- a CDS encoding nucleotidyltransferase family protein encodes MSVVALVLAAGSSVRFGADKRRSLMADGRSLLVHSVESACAVFDDVRVVLREGERGVDLGLPARCRVVSSPNFTLGMGHSLAAGAASLADSEAQAVAILLGDMPWVASATLDLLAREASGSTIVLPCHAGRQGHPVLFGRDFWPALARLKGDEGARSVVKANPAVCVRLEVQDAGVLQDVDRPDAVRP; translated from the coding sequence GTGAGCGTGGTTGCGTTGGTATTGGCGGCAGGCAGCAGTGTGCGTTTCGGCGCTGACAAGCGCCGTTCGCTGATGGCTGACGGTCGAAGCTTGCTGGTACACAGCGTAGAGAGCGCCTGCGCAGTGTTCGATGATGTGCGGGTGGTGTTGCGTGAAGGGGAGCGAGGCGTGGACCTGGGGTTGCCTGCGCGGTGCAGGGTGGTCTCCAGTCCAAATTTCACATTGGGCATGGGCCATAGCCTGGCGGCCGGTGCCGCTTCGCTGGCTGACAGCGAGGCGCAGGCAGTAGCGATTCTGTTGGGTGATATGCCCTGGGTGGCGTCCGCGACCCTGGATTTGCTTGCGCGCGAGGCCAGTGGGTCAACGATAGTCCTGCCTTGTCATGCTGGACGACAGGGCCATCCGGTGTTGTTCGGGCGCGATTTCTGGCCGGCGCTTGCCCGGTTGAAGGGTGATGAAGGGGCGCGTTCGGTGGTCAAGGCCAACCCGGCGGTTTGCGTCAGGCTAGAGGTGCAGGATGCCGGTGTGTTGCAGGATGTCGATAGGCCGGATGCGGTGCGCCCTTGA
- a CDS encoding GAD-like domain-containing protein has product MDVIFSIFLETFGDPIGQQPVPPAAVDHYQGKLPNRLLEYWQDHGWCGYGGGLFWLVNPQEYQGVVASWLAGTHFEACDTYHLIARSAFGDLYLWGEKTGSVLTIAAYHSRYLDGAHSSGDEERDNKIHGLLMWLMTECVYFDDLFEPARERLGTLGSDEMYGFVPALMLGGPDSLERLEKLKAVEHLVLLSQLSELEPYELTGEEDE; this is encoded by the coding sequence ATGGATGTCATCTTCAGCATTTTCCTGGAAACCTTCGGCGACCCCATCGGCCAGCAACCCGTACCCCCTGCGGCTGTCGATCATTACCAAGGCAAACTCCCCAATCGCCTCCTTGAATACTGGCAAGACCACGGCTGGTGCGGCTACGGCGGCGGCTTGTTCTGGCTGGTAAATCCTCAGGAATACCAGGGTGTAGTGGCCTCTTGGTTGGCAGGTACGCACTTCGAAGCATGCGACACTTATCACCTCATCGCCCGCAGCGCTTTTGGCGACCTGTACCTATGGGGTGAGAAAACCGGTTCGGTGCTGACCATCGCGGCCTACCATTCCCGTTACCTCGATGGCGCTCACAGCTCAGGCGACGAAGAACGGGACAACAAGATCCACGGTTTGCTCATGTGGCTGATGACCGAGTGCGTCTACTTCGACGACCTGTTCGAACCTGCCAGGGAACGGCTCGGCACCCTGGGCTCAGACGAAATGTATGGCTTTGTCCCCGCCTTGATGCTGGGAGGCCCAGACAGCCTTGAGCGTCTTGAAAAGCTGAAGGCAGTGGAGCATCTGGTGCTGCTTTCCCAACTGAGCGAACTCGAACCCTATGAACTCACTGGCGAAGAAGATGAATAG
- a CDS encoding GAD-like domain-containing protein produces the protein MDEVFSIFLDNIGAPFSRREVPPSSIDRYNGKLPELLLAYWKEHGWCGFGEGIFWLVNPQEYEGVVSSWTEGTLLENRDTYHLIARSAFGDLYLWGENSGFSVKITSLLSRYTGENCTLTETEATREVQSFFLSRKKEHNDFENFFEPAKKKLGILKEDEMYAFVPALMLGGRPDLKNLEKLKAIEHLILLSQITELEPYSFSDF, from the coding sequence ATGGATGAGGTATTCTCCATATTCCTTGACAATATAGGCGCGCCTTTTTCGCGTCGAGAGGTGCCCCCCTCCAGTATTGATCGCTATAACGGAAAACTTCCAGAGTTGTTACTTGCATACTGGAAAGAGCATGGATGGTGTGGTTTTGGCGAAGGTATATTCTGGCTGGTTAATCCACAGGAGTATGAGGGCGTTGTCTCATCCTGGACCGAGGGCACCCTCCTTGAAAACCGGGACACTTACCACTTGATTGCCAGAAGCGCTTTCGGCGACCTGTATCTTTGGGGAGAGAACAGTGGCTTTTCAGTAAAAATCACAAGTCTTCTGTCCCGTTACACAGGTGAAAACTGCACACTCACTGAAACCGAAGCAACCAGAGAGGTCCAAAGCTTCTTTCTATCAAGAAAAAAAGAACACAACGATTTTGAAAACTTTTTTGAGCCCGCGAAGAAAAAGCTGGGCATTTTGAAAGAAGATGAGATGTATGCCTTTGTTCCTGCATTGATGCTGGGAGGGCGCCCCGACCTCAAAAACCTAGAAAAACTTAAAGCAATAGAGCATTTGATTTTGCTGTCTCAAATCACCGAACTCGAACCCTACAGCTTCTCTGACTTCTGA
- a CDS encoding GAD-like domain-containing protein, which produces MDEFFSLFIEEMGEPIFRQEVPPSSIERYSGKLPKKLLEYWTEHGWCGYGDGIFWTVNPQDYEGVAASFIEGTALEGRDTYHVIARGAFGDLYLYGENSGFSLDIVAHTSQYCGRVNELDAGNIDKEVQGFFLLIERESSDFGDLFDPAYNKLGKLNHDEMYGFVPALAFGGPCDLAHLEKVKAVEHLILLAQISTLEPYSFSDF; this is translated from the coding sequence ATGGACGAATTTTTCTCCCTCTTCATAGAAGAGATGGGCGAGCCGATTTTCAGGCAGGAGGTGCCTCCTTCTAGCATAGAGCGCTACAGCGGTAAATTGCCGAAGAAACTGTTGGAATACTGGACCGAGCACGGATGGTGCGGATATGGTGATGGAATATTCTGGACGGTCAATCCGCAAGACTACGAGGGCGTAGCCGCCTCATTCATAGAAGGCACTGCGCTCGAAGGGCGAGATACCTATCACGTCATCGCTCGGGGCGCCTTTGGTGATCTCTATCTGTACGGAGAAAATTCCGGTTTTTCATTAGACATCGTAGCCCACACTTCACAATACTGCGGCAGAGTGAATGAACTTGATGCAGGCAACATTGACAAGGAGGTGCAAGGCTTCTTTCTATTGATCGAACGGGAGTCCAGCGACTTTGGCGATTTATTCGATCCTGCATATAACAAATTAGGCAAACTCAATCATGATGAGATGTATGGCTTCGTTCCAGCCTTGGCATTCGGTGGCCCCTGCGATCTTGCCCACCTAGAAAAAGTCAAAGCTGTCGAGCACTTAATACTACTTGCACAGATCTCCACCCTCGAACCCTATAGCTTTTCTGACTTCTAA
- a CDS encoding response regulator, translating to MHVLLCEDDDLTAAGICAGLTAQGLTVDRVGNAADARAMLQAAQFDVMILDLGLPDEDGLKLLHRLREKGETLPVLVLTARDAVTDRVDGLQAGADDYLLKPFDLRELAARLHTLLRRVAGRAVNVIEHGPLRYDPSSCEATLAGQHVDLSRREQALLQALLQNPGRVLSSEQLKDCVYGFSDEVESNALNVHIHHLRRKLGNGIVETVRGLGYRLGPAQAPQEAAS from the coding sequence ATGCACGTTCTGCTCTGCGAGGACGACGACCTGACCGCCGCCGGCATCTGCGCCGGTCTCACCGCCCAGGGCTTGACCGTGGACCGTGTGGGCAACGCCGCCGATGCGCGGGCAATGCTGCAGGCCGCGCAGTTCGACGTGATGATCCTCGACCTCGGCCTGCCCGACGAAGATGGCCTCAAGCTGCTGCACCGCCTGCGCGAAAAAGGCGAGACCCTGCCGGTACTGGTGCTCACCGCCCGCGATGCCGTCACCGATCGTGTCGATGGCTTGCAGGCCGGTGCCGACGATTACCTGCTCAAGCCCTTCGATCTGCGCGAGCTTGCCGCACGCCTGCATACCTTGCTGCGGCGGGTGGCCGGGCGGGCGGTGAACGTGATCGAGCACGGCCCGCTGCGCTATGACCCGAGTAGCTGCGAGGCGACCCTGGCCGGCCAGCATGTCGACCTGTCCCGCCGTGAGCAGGCCCTGCTCCAGGCGCTGCTGCAGAACCCCGGGCGCGTGCTGTCCAGCGAGCAGCTGAAAGACTGCGTGTATGGTTTCAGCGACGAAGTCGAGAGCAACGCCCTGAATGTGCACATCCACCACCTGCGTCGCAAGCTGGGTAACGGCATTGTCGAGACCGTGCGTGGCCTGGGCTACCGGCTGGGCCCGGCGCAGGCACCGCAAGAGGCCGCATCATGA
- a CDS encoding ATP-binding protein, with amino-acid sequence MSLRVRLSLILGSAFVIIWALAAAWMLRDLRQQMMFSLDQRLVASARMVAGLIDQLPQPLTAKGGEAHFSADQFSVPDGMACQVSSLRGEILASNHKHDGAMDDERSGFRDQTIDDALWRTFTYNHGDVRITTADRHMEREALNQSILLAASAPVLMALLGSLGLLWIGLGKGLEPLNRMRDALRRRRADSVEPLQVAGMPSELQPLLETQNQLFLRIAQTLERERRLTDDAAHELRSPLTAIKTHLQVARMTDGAVREQALEHAEQGTDRMHRTLEQLLMLARVEGSLSFEDGVQCSAEQVARQAVQDAGGGDNRRILLRLPEEATQIYLGMPAPLAVAALRNLLDNALRHGGDEAVELEVQMADGQVGFMVRDHGPGIAEADLEHLTERFWRNGQSGGCGLGLAIVQAIVQRCAGSLRFDSRSDGLRVLLQVPARPGH; translated from the coding sequence ATGAGCCTGCGGGTACGCCTGAGCCTGATCCTCGGCAGTGCCTTCGTGATCATCTGGGCACTGGCCGCCGCGTGGATGCTGCGAGACCTGCGCCAGCAGATGATGTTCTCCCTCGACCAGCGCCTGGTGGCGTCGGCGCGTATGGTCGCCGGGCTGATCGACCAACTGCCGCAGCCGCTGACCGCCAAGGGCGGGGAGGCGCATTTTTCTGCCGACCAGTTCAGCGTACCGGATGGCATGGCCTGCCAGGTCAGCTCGCTGCGTGGCGAGATCCTCGCCAGCAACCACAAGCACGATGGCGCCATGGACGACGAGCGCAGCGGGTTTCGTGACCAGACCATCGACGATGCGCTTTGGCGCACCTTTACCTACAACCACGGCGATGTGCGCATCACCACGGCTGACCGGCACATGGAGCGCGAGGCGCTGAACCAGTCGATTCTGCTGGCGGCATCGGCGCCGGTACTGATGGCCCTGCTCGGCAGCCTGGGGCTGTTGTGGATCGGCCTTGGCAAGGGCCTGGAGCCGCTCAACCGCATGCGTGATGCGTTGCGCCGCAGGCGTGCGGACAGTGTCGAGCCGCTGCAGGTGGCGGGCATGCCCAGCGAGTTGCAGCCGTTGCTGGAGACCCAGAACCAGCTGTTCCTGCGCATTGCCCAGACCCTCGAGCGTGAGCGGCGCCTGACCGACGATGCCGCGCATGAACTGCGCAGCCCGCTGACCGCGATCAAGACCCACCTGCAGGTGGCGCGCATGACCGACGGTGCCGTGCGCGAGCAGGCGCTGGAGCATGCCGAGCAGGGCACTGACCGCATGCACCGCACGCTTGAGCAGTTGCTGATGCTGGCGCGGGTAGAAGGCAGCCTGTCGTTCGAGGATGGCGTGCAGTGCAGCGCCGAGCAGGTGGCCCGTCAGGCGGTGCAGGATGCCGGCGGAGGCGACAATCGGCGTATCCTGTTGCGTTTGCCAGAGGAGGCGACGCAGATTTACCTGGGGATGCCGGCACCGTTGGCGGTGGCAGCGCTGCGCAACCTGCTGGACAATGCCTTGCGCCATGGCGGCGATGAAGCCGTGGAGTTGGAGGTGCAGATGGCGGACGGCCAGGTGGGCTTCATGGTGCGTGACCATGGGCCAGGCATTGCTGAGGCGGACCTGGAGCACCTGACCGAGCGCTTCTGGCGCAATGGGCAGAGTGGT